The following coding sequences are from one Octopus bimaculoides isolate UCB-OBI-ISO-001 chromosome 3, ASM119413v2, whole genome shotgun sequence window:
- the LOC106883936 gene encoding zinc finger protein 687a: MNILKKMESMDTTDSPSILESPLMQLANASASAVRADLPTEELPKNQSCVYTNEEFSSGDNTLAKENNISNVYCTQQFDQKECFLNSHQMESNKEMELVSTESFESKLSNFQVDAQPNIISHNCSDSTTKNFSVGQPDFKKCNNKDTIHDSQHLLHTSQIQDSNDNFFPSSNCVTDSEQSKKNSTSSDDNSSFGSKNNLNSLAGKITLLPKKCIKSFNNMSDTFDKISNKEEISHNKQDQSLSSDCQLESSEINTFVEPISIPNSDNIEACSKKSALPEASIEQNRSPNCKNDFDSSLKELQRVSNSQTLSSKEETPERNLKSFIELPPESESKEIAEKSTGGEVFLVHEKNLPVLAPDKLSKVTEENTSDHLLDEGRTLSKSPTQEASSFVTADTSKTDETPLPITSFTMNNDLADKQVPDEVLTNIKKKANTPELTSKIEADKDNANTVYSLNKSSETDQDDKNITSSPARATISETESSNVSKRPRRNIKTKHIFSASLNDANSANQNGKRNVKESRKESLCLKKNKLLSAKKKKLNLSKKLHVEEDEDFTEQKNAQIKSSNYIKADQLVSVVFTSSHSSISSNPLDTVCMKTVSGKTKNLLVVPKSTFTVSSPDENQSINKCLTKNRNSKPKSVTKDNSSLHINVGKEATKNGENKSSFTKINKNSSKRVLSEIASPSFDNKITSDSFLDSISSNFSKPDETECSIILPSNMPITSSNLATSFHNEDASLSITEIENYIKKEPTDISELNESASSKVYDSKTESVSNASSSVGETHEIRKLLNASSSNATQLINSNSSGSSTTIPNAQPLGSVKISPVSPYAIFLPVSLPSGSTVPTTASISSNSFQLKVPNILRKEKPLLPNDNVIFKKSDGTGQLANNLKQKRFSRTNLIPAYFPAPLPKSLIDKITVSYHSCAECGDTFLFKSSLHIHKTRKCMQITYNCDNCTTKLIFYNKCSVLEHVRSHYPSQPVTIKPDKIDIVPLPESITDILEIGDSEQIPVRKTTEDSNNFDCIECGAKFHTARALANHFGHSETACTFTYYCALCQTYLPRHCAQKAHRRIHHEKTPHVCPECGQLIPNLVSFRHHLKYKCVHFSRIAPLTCPKCFAKFCYSPELKDHIISIHSETFIKCSICPMAFKAKSFYQNHHQSVHLSEQEQKKEIYKCPLCDTVFHNIQQLMNHVDGHINDLKVGVDYAFRCSVCSVIFDRRSLLLSHLGNCHHLDFMQHRCEFCDCVCKTAHNLQTHQKAIHKIEMSKINSKNEAKTEKDDIKSKKCKDKGIAYCSLCQIFFATEGQLQMHSSKVHENKLDDSSAVTTKTRNTQKFCQYCSAPYKSWNRLMQHILGHRQSGVYMCLMCTNAAFLTKEDLHKHEEFCSGESSQGKLPTVFECKECHELFKQENWLIAHQKNIHSKKAMFPCHLCNLVCKSNDSLVRHIQISHEKKKHFYSCQVCKEMNKEKVFRRRIQLEKHIISKHKTLRNKSNSSKIALQPNVAKQSTETDIKEQAHGINVDNQPLKKLKTQEETFSCVKCVFTTKDHNLFQIHIQEHKSVSDGIRCSECGLCFTAVDSLRMHLFMIHKIKQTNEFLSSHGLLYKKNKLKTENALESSPQQLSNIENDATEQAQSFECNVCYKVFESEHLLKVHLRTHGMAFIRSKRLNLTETT, encoded by the coding sequence ATGAATATCTTGAAGAAAATGGAGTCAATGGATACTACTGATTCCCCTTCAATACTTGAGTCACCACTGATGCAATTAGCAAATGCTAGTGCTTCTGCTGTAAGAGCTGATCTGCCGACTGAAGAACTCCCTAAAAACCAGTCATGTGTATACACCAATGAGGAATTTTCAAGTGGGGATAATACCttggcaaaagagaataataTATCTAATGTTTATTGTACTCAACAATTTGATCAAAAGGAATGTTTCCTGAATTCTCATCAAATGGAGTCTAATAAGGAAATGGAATTAGTCTCTACTGAGAGTTTTGAAAGTAAATTATCAAACTTTCAAGTAGATGCACAACCAAACATTATTTCTCATAATTGCTCTGATTCTACAACTAAAAATTTCTCTGTTGGtcaaccagattttaaaaaatgcaataaCAAAGATACGATACATGATTCACAACACTTACTGCACACATCACAAATTCAGGACAGTAATGACAATTTTTTCCCATCGTCAAATTGTGTTACTGATTCAGAACAATCTAAAAAAAATTCCACTTCCAGTGATGATAATTCATCTTTTGGatctaaaaataatttaaattcattGGCAGGAAAAATAACTTTACTaccaaaaaaatgtataaaatcttTTAACAATATGAGTGATACTTTTGATAAAATATCTAATAAGGAGGAAATATCTCATAACAAACAGGATCAGTCATTAAGTAGTGACTGTCAACTTGAATCTTCTGAGATAAATACTTTTGTAGAACCAATATCCATTCCTAATAGTGACAATATTGAGGCATGTTCTAAAAAGTCTGCATTACCTGAGGCTTCAATTGAGCAAAATAGATCCCCAAATTGCAAGAACGATTTTGATTCTTCACTTAAGGAGCTGCAACGAGTTTCTAATTCTCAAACTTTGTCTAGTAAGGAAGAAACTcctgaaagaaatttaaaatcttttatagAATTGCCTCCAGAAAGTGAAAGCAAAGAAATTGCTGAAAAAAGTACTGGTGGAGAAGTATTTTTAGTACATGAAAAAAATTTGCCTGTTTTAGCTCCTGATAAATTATCTAAAGTAACAGAAGAAAATACTTCTGATCATTTGCTTGATGAGGGCAGAACTCTCTCAAAATCACCAACTCAAGAGGCTTCCAGCTTTGTTACTGCTGATACATCTAAAACAGATGAAACTCCATTACCAATTACTAGTTTTACTATGAATAATGATTTAGCCGATAAACAAGTTCCAGATGAAGTGttgacaaatataaaaaagaaagcaaatactCCTGAATTAACTTCCAAAATTGAAGCGGATAAAGATAATGCAAACACAGTTTATTCTCTTAATAAGTCCTCTGAAACTGATCAAGATGATAAAAACATTACTTCATCTCCAGCAAGAGCCACTATTTCTGAGACTGAATCCAGTAATGTCTCTAAAAGGCCACGCAGAAATATCAAGACAAAGCACATATTTTCTGCATCATTAAATGATGCTAATTCAGCCAatcaaaatggaaagagaaatgttaaagagtCAAGAAAAGAATCTCtgtgcttaaaaaaaaataaactactttctgcaaagaagaagaagttgaatctatcaaaaaaattacatgttgaggAAGATGAAGATTTTACAGAGCAAAAAAATGCTCAAATCAAATCATCTAATTATATTAAAGCTGATCAATTAGTTTCAGTAGTTTTTACTTCCAGTCACTCTTCCATATCTTCAAATCCTTTAGATACTGTTTGCATGAAAACTGTTTCAGGTAAAACCAAAAATTTATTAGTAGTTCCTAAATCCACGTTTACTGTGAGTTCTCCTGATGAaaaccaatcaatcaataaatgttTAACCAAAAATCGAAATAGTAAACCAAAATCTGTTACAAAAGACAATAGTTCTTTACATATAAATGTTGGAAAAGAAGCAACAAAGAATGGTGAAAATAAGAGTTCTTTcactaaaattaataaaaatagcagtaaaagaGTCCTTTCAGAAATAGCTTCACCATCTTTTGATAATAAAATCACAAGTGATTCATTTTTAGATagtatttcttcaaatttttcaaaaCCCGATGAAACTGAATGTAGTATAATTTTACCTTCCAACATGCCTATTACTTCTTCTAATCTTGCTACTTCATTTCACAATGAAGATGCAAGTCTCAGTATTACTGAaattgagaattacattaaaaaagaGCCCACAGACATCTCTGAGTTGAATGAGTCAGCAAGTTCTAAAGTTTATGATAGCAAAACTGAATCAGTCTCTAATGCATCCAGTTCGGTTGGTGAAACTCATGAAATAAGGAAACTGCTTAATGCTAGTAGTTCAAATGCTACTCAGTTAATTAACTCAAATTCATCAGGCTCATCAACAACAATTCCCAATGCACAACCTCTTGGTTCTGTGAAAATTAGTCCTGTATCCCCTTATGCAATATTTTTACCGGTTTCTCTTCCTTCTGGTTCAACTGTTCCTACTACTGCATCAATATCGTCAAACAGCTTTCAGTTAAAAGTTCCAAATATTCTTAGAAAAGAAAAACCTTTGTTACCAAATGATAATGTAATCTTTAAGAAGTCAGATGGTACAGGTCAGTTGGCCaacaatttaaaacagaaaagatttAGCAGAACTAATCTTATTCCAGCATATTTTCCTGCTCCTTTACCCAAATCTCTAATAGATAAGATAACTGTTAGTTACCATTCATGTGCTGAGTGCGGCGATACTTTTTTATTTAAGTCAAGTTTACATATTCATAAGACTCGTAAATGCATGCAAATAACTTATAACTGTGACAATTGTACAACGAAGCTTATTTTTTATAATAAGTGCTCTGTGCTGGAGCATGTCCGTTCACATTATCCATCTCAGCCAGTTACTATTAAACCTGATAAAATTGACATTGTTCCACTACCTGAAAGTATAACTGACATTCTTGAAATAGGAGACTCTGAACAAATACCAGTTCGCAAGACAACAGAAGATAGCAATAACTTTGATTGCATTGAATGTGGTGCCAAGTTCCATACCGCTCGTGCTTTAGCTAACCATTTTGGGCATTCAGAAACTGCTTGTACTTTTACCTATTACTGTGCTCTGTGTCAAACTTATTTACCTAGACATTGTGCACAGAAGGCACATCGACGTATCCATCATGAAAAAACACCACATGTTTGTCCAGAATGTGGACAGTTAATACCTAACCTTGTATCTTTCAGGcatcatttaaaatataagtgTGTTCATTTTTCCCGTATTGCACCACTTACATGTCCTAAGTGCTTTGCAAAATTTTGCTACAGTCCAGAATTAAAAGATCACATTATTTCTATACACAGTGAGACTTTTATCAAATGTTCAATTTGTCCAATGGCTTTTAAAGCCAAATCTTTttatcaaaaccaccaccaaagTGTACATTTATCTGAACAAgaacaaaagaaggaaatttACAAGTGCCCATTGTGTGATACAGTTTTTCATAATATCCAACAATTAATGAATCATGTTGATGGTCACATAAATGACTTAAAAGTTGGTGTTGATTATGCTTTCCGATGTTCTGTTTGTTCGGTTATATTTGATAGACGCTCACTTTTGTTGTCTCATCTTGGAAATTGTCATCATCTTGATTTTATGCAACACAGATGTGaattttgtgactgtgtttgcaAAACAGCCCATAATCTCCAAACCCATCAGAAAGCAATCCATAAAATTGAAATGTCAAAAATTAATagcaaaaatgaagcaaaaacagaaaaggatgatataaaatctaaaaaatgtaaagataaaGGTATTGCATATTGTTCTTTATGTCAAATATTTTTTGCCACTGAAGGTCAACTGCAAATGCATTCATCAAAGGTTCATGAAAATAAACTTGATGATTCTTCTGCAGTTACTACAAAAACTCGAAATACACAAAAATTTTGCCAATACTGTAGTGCTCCCTATAAATCTTGGAATCGTCTCATGCAGCATATTTTAGGACATCGGCAGTCAGGAGTTTATATGTGTCTTATGTGTACAAATGCTGCTTTTCTTACAAAAGAAGATCTCCACAAGCATGAGGAATTTTGTAGTGGAGAATCTAGTCAAGGAAAGTTACCAACTGTGTTTGAATGCAAAGAATGTCATGAGCTTTTCAAGCAAGAGAACTGGTTAATAGCACATCAGAAAAATATCCATTCAAAGAAAGCcatgttcccttgtcatttatgtAACTTAGTGTGTAAATCAAATGACTCCTTAGTTAGGCATATACAAATatcacatgaaaagaaaaaacatttttattcatgTCAAGTTTGTAAAGAAATGAACAAGGAAAAGGTATTCAGACGTCGGATCCAACTTGAAAAACATATAATTTCTAAACATAAAACGCTTCGTAATAAAAGCAATAGTTCTAAAATAGCGCTTCAACCAAATGTGGCTAAGCAATCTACAGAAACTGACATTAAAGAGCAAGCACATGGTATTAATGTGGATAACCAGCccttaaagaaattaaaaacacaaGAAGAAACTTTTTCCTGTGTTAAATGTGTCTTTACCACTAAAGATCATAACTTGTTTCAAATTCATATACAAGAGCACAAAAGTGTTAGTGATGGTATCAGGTGCAGTGAATGTGGATTGTGTTTTACTGCAGTTGATTCACTTCGGATGCATTTGTTTAtgattcataaaataaaacaaacaaatgaatttttGAGCAGTCATGGTttgctttataaaaaaaataaacttaaaacaGAAAATGCTTTAGAAAGTTCTCCACAACAGTTAAGTAATATAGAAAATGATGCAACTGAACAAGCTCAATCTTTTGAATGTAATGTATGTTACAAAGTGTTTGAAAGTGAACATCTCCTTAAAGTACATTTGCGAACTCATGGAATGGCATTTATTCGTTCAAAACGTCTTAACTTAACTGAAACAACataa